The Moritella sp. 24 sequence GCAAGTACGTATTAATGAGCTTGTTTGCTTTTGCGTACTCATTTCTGAAAACGGCATAGTTTACATCTTCAGTTTCTTTAACTTCTTCTAATGCATCCAAGAGATCGGCAAGGCCATTTAATGAAAAGCTTCCGCCATCAACAGGGATAAGAAATAGGTCTGCTGCCATCATGGCATTTACAGAAGTTAAGCTGAGGTTCGGTGGGCAGTCGAGTAGCACAATATCGTAGTCATTCTTGATAGAGTCCAATTGCTTTAATAGGATCCGTTCTCTGTGTACTTTCGTCAAACTTTGTTCTATCACTCGGCTTAGGCGAATATCAGTAGGACAGATATAGAGATTCTCGATCACGCCTTTTTTAGACACTGCAGGGGTAATTGCATTTTTGATAGGATTGTTTTTTGCTGATTCAAATACGTCTGTTATCGATGATTTAAACTCGAATTCACCACCAGTCATAACCGCTGTTAGGTTAGCTTGTGGATCTAAATCGATAACAAGAACTCGTTTATTTTCCTTGGCTAGCTGGGCTGACAGATTGATTACTGTCGTTGTTTTACCTACGCCGCCTTTCTGGTTGATCACTGCAATTGTTTTCACTTTATACCCCTGAATGAAAAATGTAGTACAAATGTACTACATTTATTTCATATGGGACAAGTTTATTATTTTGTCTTAATGGTATTTATTGAGCGAATAAAACAACGTTATAAGTTTAACTGGGTTTATTAGTGCGTAAAATCATTGTTTTAAATCATAATTATGTAATTTCAATTGAAAAAAGTTAGAATGGATTATCTTAGTTATGGATAAAAAATATGAGCATTATTTTTGAAAAAGCTGAATTTTTGTGGGACCGTTTTGGTTTTAATCACTTTAAACGCAGAATGAATGAAGCTGTTAAAATTGTTGGTTCATCTAAAGATAGTTATGTTGCTGCTTTAGAATCAGCTCTTGTAATAGATCCTAGTGTAATTGATAAAATGGATACGCTATCTCTTGAAGCGCATTTAATGGGAACTAGGCAAGTTGAAATATTCAGCGTTCAGGATCTGTCAGATAAGACTGCATTAAGTTTATTCTTATCGGGATTACAAATCACTACAAAGCAGTCATTGTTAGATCGTTATCCATATCCAGTTGTAGATACGGCCCTACTTTCAAAAATAGATGGGCTACATGTTTTAAGTTGTACACCTATTTTACTTCAGGACGTTGAATACCAATGTGTAGTTCTATCTTCTGTTAGTAATAAGGTTGTAAGGTCTTCTGCAAGTAAGTATTTAAACTCAAACGGGCAAAAATTAACTCGAACTGGTGCAGAGTTTTTTGTTGAAGAAAAATCTTTTAAGCAACATTTTCATACATTATTATGGAATGCAGAAAGTGGTACGTTTATTATTTCTGCGGATAGGACTAATGGCATAAGTGTTTCAGATAGTCGAGATGAATTATTCCGTTTAAGACAGTATGTAAAGAGTAAATCAAGCGCCGATATTGGCGATGCTAAAAATGTTTTTGATGCGATTGACCCGATCTATGATTCAGCCGATGGACACATTACTAAATTAGGTATCCTTACAGCCCAGAACAATGCGGTAAGATTAAAGCTAGGTTCAAATGAAACGTGTATAAAGAAGGATCAATATCACTCTAGTGGCGAAGATGAAGGATATGTTCACGGGCGATTTTCTGTTGCTAAACGTTGGTTAAATCCTGTAGGAAATGATGTTTATTTAGATATTTCTATTGAACTTCCTGGAAAGCCTGCGCAATTGGATACCGGGCAACCTCTTACTGATTTTTCTATTCACAAATGCGCTAGACTAGAAGATATTCAGTTCTCGTTAGATATTATTTCACCTCATGCTTCATGAGAATAATGGTCATGCGAGACTCAATAACGTAAATTGCGAGCTAGGTTATGAAAACTCTAAAGTGTAATTTGAAACTGCTTGATAGACTTATAAGGAATGATAAACCTGCGGAGACTGAAATATATAATATCTGCAAAAACATCATTAAACACGTACATAACAGTAATGAGCATAAGTTAACTATTGTTGGCTTAAGACGTGTATTAAACCTAACTAAGCAGCAGGATTCACAAATAGCGAAGGCTGCAATGTTGTTGTCTTCACAATCGTTCGATTATTTTGATGTTTACTTTAAGCTTTATGATGAAACTCTAGATTACGTTATAGAAGAACTTGATACGTATAAATATTTAGAAGCTGTTGAGTCTAACGAGTTGATTGATAACGAAGGTAATTCTATTGAAAATTTTCAAGATAGACTTTTTCCTTATTTTGTTTATAAAAAGTTTGGTTCGCAGGTAGCTGATTCATGAGTGATGCTTTATCGACTGCTTGCGGTCAAATCCTGAATGAAAATGGGTATAGCATGACCGATATGCTCGGCATGATGGATGATACTTTACGTGATTTAAAGCGTGCAAAGCCATTGAGTTATGATGACTTTGTTGAGTCTATTAATCTAGATTTAGAAAATTGCATTAGTTCCACTGAGGGAGGAAAACAGCACCACCATTCTACTTCCGAGGATGGTTTTACCCATGAACTAAAAATTCAGCTAGAAAAATATTATGCTTTTGTCGCACCTGAAGTTGAGCATGGTGGGCATTGTGATCTTTATATTCAGCAGAAAGGTAAAAATGGTCTTGTATACAGGTGGTTTGCTGAAGCTAAGTTGTGGGGTGGAACGTCATATTGTAGTGGAGCTTTAAAACAAGCCTTAGGTAGTTATGCTACAGGCAACGAAAATGCTAATAAAGCAGCTGTTCTTTTGTATATGAGAAAGAAAGAAAGCTCTACATCTCTCATGAAAAAATGGCAGAAGCAATTAGAAGATGACGGACATTCAGTTACTGATACCAGTAATAATGGTTTGAGGTTTAATAGTAATCACAATTTACAAGGTGATGGTCCTGAATTTACTCTTCGGCATTACGGTATTAGTGTTTATCATCAGCCATCTAGAGATGCAGAAGCTAAAAAAATAAAGAAAATGAGAAAAGAAATGAGAGCTAAGATTGAGGCCACAATTAAAGCTAAAGCTAGAACATCTAAGTAGTTTGTATTTAAACTTGGCGAAACCACCTCCCCAAGTCCCTGAACTTAAATCGCGCTCGTTGTTCGGCTAAGCCCGCCGGACTGGGCAGCGATGAAAACAAGGGGAATGGGCACCCCTCGCGCCTACGTACTCCACAAATTGTGCCTAAGCCACTGCGCATTTCGCTTAGCAATGACTATATTTGTGTGCGTTGCCCGACCATGCCTCAACCTCCAAAAACAAAGCGCCACATCAAGCAAAGAGCCGCTTCATGTAGCAAAACTGCTTTGTATTTTCCGGTCGAGGCATCGTCTAATGTATTTGGTGTTGTCCGTCATTGCAAAGCTCCACGCTCCGTGACATCGGCACAAATTGTTCCGCTACTCCGGCACTCTGCCACACCCAAAGCCGTGCCAATTCCCCTTGTTTACATTTACTTTGCCGCCCAGTCCGGCGGGCTTAGCCTCTGCAGCTGCTGCATTTAACCTTGTGATCGCTGTTGGTGTTGTGGTTGTCATCGTTCAGGGACTTCCGCCACGCCCGA is a genomic window containing:
- a CDS encoding ParA family protein; translation: MKTIAVINQKGGVGKTTTVINLSAQLAKENKRVLVIDLDPQANLTAVMTGGEFEFKSSITDVFESAKNNPIKNAITPAVSKKGVIENLYICPTDIRLSRVIEQSLTKVHRERILLKQLDSIKNDYDIVLLDCPPNLSLTSVNAMMAADLFLIPVDGGSFSLNGLADLLDALEEVKETEDVNYAVFRNEYAKANKLINTYLQEELDNLEGQVLKTTIRRTEVIGQASVTGETILNYQPGSTVVTDYKNLAKEVLERL